The nucleotide window ttttttattttttatttaattgacATTGCGTAGAAAAGGTAATTTACACAGTCCTACTGTAATTTTTGTGGAGCTGGTTTGCAAACACTCCAAAGTGCCCAGGGGAAATGTTGGGTCAGGTTTTAAGGGTACAGTATGAGCATGTGCAGTTGAAATTCCCAAGTTCGAACAGGCCCATGTTCATGCAGTTAGTGAACtgtgtggaatttagcgagagatatgcacactgtaggcTCGAGGATGTTTGAAGCTCTAGTTGGTTGTTGAAATCGCTAGTCAAAGTATGGAGCTACTACGGAGTTGGCAAGTATGTAAGTGCAATGGCGGATGAAAGGGGGCTGGGTGATGAAAATTGGTTGAAAGGGCAGGCGAAAAGGGGCTAGTCAGGCCGGCCGCCCCATGTAAACTGTAAAGCTAGGGCACTCACACACTAGAACATTCACACAGTATCAGCAGTGAATATGAACGCATCTTTGCAACTATGCTAGTACAGTTggtcatacaataaacgcaGTATAGgcagtcagtggcgtaggaaggtacttctgagtgggggggctgaagactgatggccggcctgggggaggggtttaaggggagggggtgtccccctcccctttggaattttttgcatttccaggtagcctcagatgcaatttggtgcaatatagcacagttcaacacccactccattttgtaaacttaattttgtattttcaccaggccttagatgcaatttggtgctccaaatgagattttttttctcatttggaaatgaaaaaggggttttctgacttgcgaagcgggggggggcggaatgatacttccgcccctccacatttttcactggggggctggcgccccccccagcccccccggttcctacgcccttgtaggCAGTGAATATGATcgcatctttacaactacactagtaCAGTTGGTCATACAATGAATGCCATCGGGATGCAAGCTTTTTGCACGGGACACAAACCTTTTGGGGTACATGCGTCcctgggacgcaaacttttttgcTCTAGTAACATTACTGACAAATATACAATTACagtacaacatcaatactttctgtaAACTAAGGTTAGATACTTGGTGCTACATAATTGTACATGTAttggaaaattatatttctgtgcatataatatgaaattttaacTTTTTCCACAAGTAAGTCaaaaatgtaaaacatgttGCAGAATCATTAATATGCAGCTAGGCCTAGTGTATGTCGTCTTAAACAATTCCAAAGAACATCCGCAAAAATACCTGGTACGAAGGTAACTTGACTTCTGTAacattagggctcctctagtattaggcatatatatacagtatatagagcTCTACTTGTGCGAAAGTCCTAAGCCAAGTACTGTACAGTTCCTCATTGCAACTTTGAGCCGCTAGTCGATGAGCTCATTCAGTCATTTTCCCAATTTGTTGtacttgtcttttagctgcagaatGGTGCCAGAAGAATGTCACTGataatcaaagcgatcttttacgccATGATAATCTAAGGTTGACAAAGTATGTAGGGTATCTTCCACTCGCAACTGGTGTCCAGTGAAATctgcaaaaacattttttggtcACGTTTTGGTGTGTAATACTATCCTACTGTTGTTCGTGTATGGCACAGTGAAGCCTAGCCAACTTGGCAATTCCATGCTttgttggcaatttttttttaccaaaatgacagATAATTTGTATTGTGGATTTTACTTTAATATGCATATCAAGCCCAAAGGGGTCTTGTGTCATTAACTTATGAATTTTAATATCGTGAAACTTGGAATAAAGTGGGTTCAGCTTGTTTAAGTTCGTACATAGTAATTTAATGCTCTTAAAtattttcacatatatatatttattgttagtAGTCTACTTGGACAGCTAGTATTATACTTAACTGTTTCAGGGTTGCCTGGGCATAAAGCTGTCAGGATATCAATGTTCAGTACCTTGTTttaattggttgagaaattaGTATATGAGCACAGCATATTTATGAATGCTTTTAAAAAATTATGTACTTCGTAAGCTCAACCATTCCCTGTAACCAATTGTTACATTAAATTTTGAGTGATGTTTTTTGCTGGTTGTTTAAAAATGCTTCGTGAACAACCTACAGTACACACATGAACAGTTCCTGTACATAATGCATGTTCATCTAGCAAACCATTTTACATAGTTTCTGTAccgcattgagattggtcattgattaaaatcagtttacaatttaaacttgcttcaagttAGCCAAGGTACTACTTttatcatactgtacagtgaaaTATTTGTAAGGATAGCCTTGCTAATATTGGGGGCCATGAATCAATGTCGAGTGTACAGAGTTGGCAACATCATTTGTCAAGGCCTGATGCTGATATATTgccttttaattttgtttatatcagTTTTATCACTGATGGTAGAACACTAAAGCCCAGCAACAATATCCAGGGTCATTTGCCAAAGACTTGCAGGCTGTTCTTTTCATACCCATATCTTTCTGTATAATAAATTTGCTTTTTGAGTTGGGTTCAAATTCAATGCCAATTTTGTGCCACTCTGTACAGAAGGTAACAGCTATTCACACAAACTTCATAAACATCAATCGAATGAAGGAATGTGTGTCATAACCATCCATGGTTGCATTTAAATCAGGGTTCTGAATGGAAAATGCTGGAAATAActagtttcttccagtttcctCCAAAGACATGGGAAGAAACTACCTTCTTTCAGAAGAATCTACTATATATTTTGTATCTCGAAACAATGAAAGATCATCAAATAGGAATCATGAAAATTGACGGTAACGTTTCTTTAATGTCTATCACTATTGTTTTTCAATTCTTATAGATTGTCACAAGGGTGGATGATTGGTAGCCTTAGATGTAAAAGTTGCTAGCTGATATCCATAGTAAACTTTCATAGCTAGCACAGTGACGGtttattattttgaatgtttctctttttttgccCTGAAGCAACATTATGTTTCATTTCGTCCTTTTTATAGTATTTGATACTAAAATCACATAAAAATTCATTCATAAATCATTCATAATATTTTGAATACAGTTTGAGCAGTCGATATTATTACAGAATGATAATGATAAACTGCTGCACTGCACAGTTTGGAATGATTGTGTATTAGAATTTAGAAACAACTTCACAGATTTATCATCACAGTTTGCTATGCATGCTGTACAGGATAAACTGTAGAAATTGTACACTCTATTTAGTACAATATGTATATCTGTAAGTATTTTTGGCATTTGATCCTTTTATTTCTAAtaccctcccccatcccctccctgcCTCCTGACCAAGTGCTTTAGACCCTACTCAGTGGTATTTAAGCTGTCTACACAGTAACTCTTATACCCACCATACTACTTGACATGTTTAGCCTTTACAGCATCCAGCAACATATCAATGATAAACCAAGATGTTACACAGTGTGTTCTAATAtttaatcatatatattttcagtCTACAGACAGTTTGCCAAAATATCTACCACACTTCTGCACATCTTTGCATTtaattgtaaaaccaaaattccagagtttgtaaaacagtttggcaGACTATCAGATATAATTTAATCCTAAAAgttttgtatactgtactgtacatagcaatTGTATGGTATACGTATGTATTGTACCATTAGGTACTTGTATATGCTTCAAATCATTTTGATTCCCCTATTTCTAATATAGTAactctccccaccccttcccactTTCTGGCCATTTTCACTCTTATGCAGATCAATCATTTATGTCAGAAAGATGTACCAAGATGTCAAAACGTTTGTTCTGATATTTACTTATTCACAGACTACCGGTCAGTTTGCCaatatctactgtactgtacatttccACACTTACTTGAAAGGTCATCAAGTTCCCAACTTAATATATCAgtttaatatatacatgtacagtatgtattctGGTGGTATTAATATATCAGtttaatatatgtacagtacagtaggtattCTGGTAATATTAATTTTGGGATTCTGGCATGCTCTGATACAACGTTATATTGATCGTTGATAGGCCTCAATTTCTGCAAGTATTAGAAGATTGTTCCCCATCATACACGGTCAATTTCACAAGTgtaattactgtacatataggtCTCCTACACACAGGTCTGTAACTGGACAGAAGATTGTTGAGGTTGGTTGGATAGTTTGCAATATATTTTCATCATACAGATATGTATGCATGGTATTATACCCACCCAggtttatttactgtacaacCGAGTATAAACTTATCAAAGCCAGGGTGGCCATTAAAAGATGGGCCTTTTTTTTTCGAATTGAAGAAAGGCAATAAGTCAATATTTTAGTAAATATTTATCAATAACAAAGTTGCAAATTGTTTGTGATTTTTCTTGACATtgtcattttttgggggtgaatTTTTGGAAATTAAATCTGTTGTTTACTGTAAATATTAATGTTCCTTTGAATGGAAATGACTGGAAACAAAAGGAAAGTCAGCTCAGTTTCTTGCTCTTATTAAAGAATGACTTTGGGCAGAATTTGAGTCATTTTTGCCATCAGCTCCCCAGTGCAGGCCTAAATATTAGTTAATGTTAATCAACTTAaaaccattgttttataaattctaatagaACTCAAACAAACTGTTCTTccaacttcatatttgacaGAGCACATTGATGACATTCAACagcatttgtccttgacaaactTGTCATTTGTCGTAAGTTTGTAAACATGGTTTATAATTTGAGGTCATGgctaatggtctgtgtgttagactaagcaggcatgagactcttccgcggaaacgcggatttccgatttttttttttttttcatttcgcgttttttctcgtaattcgcgttttttatttatttttttttatttatttatttatttatttatttttttttttttttttttttgtgccgaacatgctggactgtaaagggaaggaacaccgaatttgaccagtggtggaatcaagtagcacaaagcaagcaaaaaagcctttttttggttcaaaaaagctaatggataaattatacaagcagaaattccacactttttgggcgagttacgtgatgtgatagattccatctagagtccaccattttgcatctaagccctccttacctgacaaaaaatttctaaaggggagggggacaccccctcccttaaacccctcccccaggacgacgatcgataaatttcagattttttttccccggctcagtctcatccctgactaagtagtccagccacttttaAAGTATGACCCACTGACATTTAACCTGGGCTTAGTTCACACAAAGTGGTTTAGAAGTAAAACTCAGACTGTGATATGATCAGTGTTTTATTATAAAGGCCTTGTTCAACATATCCAAGTAAAGATTGTGCCTAACGTTATCCTTTAAAGCCTGCAGGGTTTCACTAgttttatccccccacgaacctcctgtggatgtcagagttgtccacgaacccccaaattttcgagacacgatcttgcgtattatagtataataaagactaagttcatagtgtaatattgtagaggttgtcgataggtacaacttttgtacattactaagtttatgatatatcagattttagttcaacaaaaagtactctagtttgaCTTTCATAAATGTCTCACAAACCCCTGGGATTACTCAAGCACTCCCTGGGGGTTCATgtaccccagttagggaacccctgcttgAAAGCCTGGATTCCTTTAGGTAATCTGGCTTCTGTCTGTAACGttcagtgtactgtacagtacttgttAGGCACACATAGACTTTGCAGGTCAGGATGCTTGTTTATTCTGTATGGCTCAAGAGGAGCATCACTGACTTTGGTTGTTCAGTAGATTTCCTTTAATTTACGTACATAATGTAATTGTCCAGAATTCTCCTTTAAGGCAATGTTGATGATGGTGCCAGTTGATTAGTTTGGGGGCTATTTCTGTATTCCAATATTATCTAACTAACTGTTCAGTCGTTATCAATCTTAATTCCTCTCGTCAGAGTAGTTTGTGGTGGATTGGCAACAACAAGGCACTACAGGATGTCAACAATAAGGCTCCAAAGGATGAAAGCATACACTGTTTGTCCTTGAGATATATTTGTAGTGCAGTGTTAACAAAGTGATTGCATACCACAGGTCATACACTGTTAATTATAAGTCTCAGGACTATTGACTTGTCAGAGGTCTTAACTTTATTTCTAGTAACTTTGATCACTCACTGCAGGCCTGAATGGTTACAGAGTAGCtgtggaaaaaataaaaatggtatTAAAATTGAACGTTCCagttgaaaaagaaagaatctGTATAAGTTTGCTTTATAGAGTTGACCTTTGAATATACAATACTGTATTTATGTAATGATGGGTCCTATCCTGATTTGATCACCATCTAAATATCTGTGCTCTGGCTCTGATTCATAAAATGTGAACTAAGTACTTCTAGCTCGACCATATTAAAATAGCTATACAAATACCCTGTAAATTGGTCACACCCATGCAAATCAGCTCTTCCTATAAACTGTTGAAAAACATATGTATCTCTTTAGAAACTTTGATATATTTCATGTGACAGAAATATCAAATTGGTTCCAGGATTAATAACCCAGAACAAATCCACATactaggaatgtttcaggagaAATGTAAACTGTACATTGTAACAGAACCTCATTAAGTAGTGCATGTTTATGAGAAGACGGATCAGAAAATGAGTTTGCCTTTAGAGGTAATTTGCTGATTGGTTCACCATAACTGCAACTATTACTGACAttattcataaaatattaactAAGGTAATATATACTATTCTACATTCAGTAAAAAGGCTGTCATACTCACTTTACTTCTCTGCACATTAATTATGCCGATCTAGCAGTGTTAACCAGTAGTTCAATCTGGATATACAGTAGAGGGTTAACTACTGTAACATACAATTAACTTTATACTGTTGGTGGTTACTAATTGTGAAGTCTAGCTTGATGGCTGTCACGATCagcttttaaattttatttactagatattatatttttttgttaaattattaTGTAGATTACTGACAACTGAGCTTGTCTGAGGTGTATATTACTGCGACACCCTAAAGTAAGGAATCTCGGAGAGTTGCCCGGATGACAGAGTGATCGAGAAAGAATAACCAAAGGAACAATTTTGATCGCTTCTGTAAGGAATGGTAAATAGTGACCACATCGAAGCTTCATTGGATCTTGCCCAAGAAGACTCGCATCCCATGGTGAACATTGCAATCCAAGTCAAGACACCAGAGGTAGTTCGACCACAGCACAGAGCCCATGAAGTAAGTTTTATCGTATATGTAGCGTGTCTTAGATATCTTACCCTTTTTCTATGTTTTTCTCCGATTTcttgtttcctttcatttcgcTTTCATTTTCAGAAAGTTTTTTGCTAGTAAAGACAAATCACGTGATAATGAATTTTGCTTTAAAGCCCTGGTATATGACATGAGGGTCGCCAAGAAATAAATGGAAGCAAAAAAGAGGAGCAATTTTAAACATAAGTTACTTCAGAagttacaaaatgtgacacCATTATGCAACTAAGTACCATTTATCATATATAGTATTTCCTGAAAGGGGAAGGGTAGATCTCCTTCCCATACACCCCTACCCCAAGCCACAACATCTGCCACTGGAGGGCGCCAAGATGATGAAGGTGGGGTCACCTATCGAAAAAGTTTGTAAGACCAGGGTCTTAAAGGATCATATCAGCTATTATGAGCACCATCACCAAATTCtcacccttccccaccctccccccccccttcacttTCTATCTTCCTCTAGCTCCCTCCTGTCAATATACCATTAAAATCTTCTGAAATGAAGATAATTTTGTCATAATGGGGATCGTTATCACAGAACTCATTTCCAGTTCCTCCTTTATGAGAAGGGGAGTTGGTCATGGATTTTCCAGTTTTGCAATAATGGAAGCATTGTAGTGATAATTTTATCATCATTCTGTGTACTCTACATCATATTGTTCATGGTTTGAATGTTTAAGTGAACCATTGCATCCTAACAGTAAATGTCAATAATCTGTACAGAAGAGTTTGGAATATTCCAAGTGTCGCATTTCTTTGAAGTTAGGAATTTTGCAGTTATTTTGATTCTGCAAGGCACTGCATAAATTTGGGAAAAAATGCAATGTCTTGAACCTTGATCTGGAAATGTCATGAATGAACTGGGTACAAAAACTGCCATGTATACAGATTTGCAGTATACAGCATGTCGACAAATTTGCTTGTCTGATACAAGATAAATAGTTACCTGCATATTAGGGGATGCAGGACTTGATCCACAGTTTGCCTACAGGAATAACTGTACGTTTAATGAGAGTATGATGCCAGTGTATTGTGTGTTCAAGGAACGAGGACCAATGAAAGATAATTGTCATGTCATGGTCATTGTAAAAGCTGGAAACAATAAACATGAAGGGTTCATGCtctgtttaatatttatcttacaaaaatttaaattttttcttGCCAGGATTCAACATGGCGGCCAATTATCACAAACCTCTTGTCTGGAGCATTAGCTGGTGCTGTGGCAAAGACTACCATCGCTCCTCTTGACAGGACAAAAATTCTTTTCCAAAGTAAGTTATCTTTCATACTGCCAGGTGTTTTTAGCTATTTGGTGTGGAAGTTGCGAGTTGATTAAAGCAGGcaatatatttgttatatatatatatatatctgtatctgtatAATGTTATTTAAGGTAACACTTCAATAGAATGTTGCCTCAGTGTTTTGATTCCCTTTGTCACTGTTAAAGGAAAGATTAGGAGCCCGGAAATGTAAGTAGTATCTTTACTTTAGACAGGCAACATCACACCAGGAAGGATTAACCTAGTGAGGCATCTCGTTGGTTTGTAAAGAacagaaaaacaatatattatgCTGTATAGTTTGGCACACAACATTTCTCTGGTGGTTACTGAATGGTTAACAAAGTCGCTCTTCTGGGCATCCATATTGCTATAACCATGGAGATCCCTATGTTAGATTGATGGTTATTCAAGTAAACTATCCTATTGCTTGGTCAGACTACTGTAGTAAATTAGTTATAAGcccacaacaacaaaaattcagCCTCATCAATGGTCTTTATGGAGATGCTAAGTCATGAAAATTGTCCCAAATATAATAAGAAAGATTGGGTGGCACATATTTATCCTTCTACTGGAGCTTTCTGTCTGTTCAAACACTGATACAAGCAAAATGAAACCATTCAATCAGCAGAACAGACTGTTACTGAACAAAAAAGCCCTCAAACATTATAGCATGTTTGTTTGACCTTGGTTTGGATTTCTCCACTTTCAGCGTCCGATATGAAATTCAGCGTCCGGCAGGTCGTTAGTGTGCTAAACAATGTCTACCAGAAGGAGGGAATTCTGGCCCTGTGGCGGGGTAACTCAGCTACCATGGTCAGGATCATACCTTATGCAGCCTTGCAATATTCAACTCATGAACAGTATAAGAAACTACTTAAGCCCAACAATGCACAGTAAGTTAATATCATTAGACAGGAATTTGGCCCAAACTAGCTCGAGTCAGAACCGTAGAGAAAGACCAGAGAGGGAATTGTATCAGTTTGATTGGTGTTAGAGGAAAGGCTCTCGTCCATTGACCTGCACCATCCACTTAATTAGAAAATCATTTCATAGAACTGTCATTGGTACTTATATAATTTGAATGCAGCCATCAGTGGGTTGCAATTTGGCCATTTGACCTCTAAATTGAGATAGCATCACTAGCCTGCCTATTTGGCAACTATATTAGTAGTGGCATGCTGCCCTCTGTTATTCATACAGTTCATTTTGGTTTCATTATTGGGCCTTGATATTAACTTCCTTTATTTTAGTGTTTAAAGCTTtaagttttctttgttttacctTTGAGGTATATTTAGAGGTTGCAAAAAACACCTTGTTAGTTACTCTACAGCACacatacattattaatattagaTGAGTTATTATCTATCACTTTACATGGCATTTGTACCAACCATCTTTCATTTGATtttaccatatatatgtatacactaaAGTTCAAGAGTAGAAATGATACCACAAATAAAATTCCAATGGTAAAAAAGACTGATTGACGTGGTATAACGACCTTGCATATTAGAAACAAAAGGGAAGACAAATTGTCAAACAAAGACAAGTAATGTTAATGACAATGTTCCATCTGTTGTTCTTTCACTTTCAAGAtcttttgtcatttttgtgattgtttattgttaacacaATTAATCTTCATAACCCTTCATAGGAACCTTGCACCCTTTGCTCGCTTCTGTGCTGGCTCTATGGCGGGTGTGACAGCATCTGCCTTGACGTACCCTCTGGACTTGGTGAGGGCGAGAATGGCGGTCACAGAGAGAACAAGGTAATTGTCATATGTATTTCCCACACTTGTTTCTTAGAAGGAGGGAGTAGAGGGCACTGGGTACTAATTTTCTCATCTAGTGTAGAGTTACTGGTCTTTACACATGATAGCCTTTAAAATTAGacatattttcatgatttctagaATTAAGGTGTAAACTTTTgttttacacaatttgaatttTAGTTTGCATAAGAATGAAGGAAGGCAgaagggtggtgggggtggCGGTCAAGAGCACATTTGTTCAGTGCAATGTGGGTTTCGCTTGGCCTATATTAGAAGGAATATCATGTGGACAGCCTTTGGAAGATATTAACTTGAAATGCATAGACACAGCTGGGACATGTCCTGTTAATATGGAATTCCAAACAGTCTTGGTAAACCCTTTTCAGAATATCGCCCTCTATTATGTTCAGGTATTTAAATTGAGGCACAAGTATCTAGCTGTGTTACATTGTACATTATCTACTGTTTATTAAGTTTAAGTCTCAATAAAGCTTCTAGCAAAATCTCTCTTTAGAGATGGAGGCTTGATGATCACCATGTTTTGAGTGAAAATCAATGTTATTTTCGTCCCAACATTAAAGGATTAGGCTTAAAAAGAGGGTAAAATGAAGTAAAATCTGAAATGACATAACAGTAAATTCAGAGTCAGTTTATATCAGAGTTGAAACATTGCTGTACAAGATGATTGTATTATTTGCAAAGACTAAATCTCCCCATGGAACAATGCTGAAATGAATGATATCATAGGTTAGCTTTGTTTCCATAGCATGAACACACACCCATTCTAACTACTGTATGTCGTAGGTACCATGTATGGCAAATCTATGTGAGTTCATATAAGCCTGTAAAAGGCTATAAGTCGTACATAAGTCGCACAAGAGCTAGGCTGACTGGTGGAAACACATTGCTTCAATACCATCCTTTGCATTAAAATTGGCTGATTTTAAAGATCCAGTATAAAACAGTTATATTGTGTTAATAGGAAGATTAAAGAATCTTCCCCCAACCTTGTGTACATTGTTGACAATTAACTTGGAAGAGACTGGCCTGTTCATGAAACTCAACTCTTTGCAGTTTTCTCAAAATTAATCACAGCACTACAGGTACTTAAAATTGTGCAAAACATATATTGGTATATCATGAGATTATACTGTAGCGATAACAAATGTGTGAATTGTAAAGACGAATTGAAAGCAAGCTGAAAGGTGTTTTTGTGTTTGACAGTCCAGAATTAGTGTTTCTGTGAATTTACAAATTGGTTGCATGTTCAAAATCTAATCAGTTTTTACTCTTTACATTTTCTGTCAAACTGTGAAACCAATAAACACATTCATTAAAGTAGAATTGCATTGTAATTTTTCTTGGGGAGTCTCGCCCCCCCCCTGTCTGCCATAAAATTAGTCCTCTACACTGAAGGGGGTGGGATGGTGCTATGTAGTAGTAAAGGTACTAACTTTACTGTGGTTCTTTGAAAAGTCAAGACCAATGATCAAACCTGACACAGTAATTTTCCGGGAAGCAAACCTCTCAAACTAGAAGAACTCTCGTAGAATGTATCAActtagaaagaaaaatattggtTTGTCCAAGAGTTGAGTCAGTAGAGGTAGGAGTTGATAGGACTTGCCTTTAGCCATTCAAAAGTGGATTTCTTTctccctttttctttctttctgtgaaGTTTTTGGATTTCATTTTACTAATCTTTTGCTCCTTGATGTAACAAATGTTTGTCTAAAGCATTTGCTCTTTGTTATAAGTCTACTTAAAGTAACATCATTACAATATTCAATCCTCCCAATCTGTTCTGTTTGTCATGTCCAGAAAGTTGCCTGGAAAGTGCAAACCAGTATTCTATAAATGGTCCACGGTGGTTCCTAGGATCGGCAATATCAAAGAGGCCC belongs to Apostichopus japonicus isolate 1M-3 chromosome 4, ASM3797524v1, whole genome shotgun sequence and includes:
- the LOC139966841 gene encoding mitochondrial coenzyme A transporter SLC25A42-like, translating into MVNSDHIEASLDLAQEDSHPMVNIAIQVKTPEVVRPQHRAHEDSTWRPIITNLLSGALAGAVAKTTIAPLDRTKILFQTSDMKFSVRQVVSVLNNVYQKEGILALWRGNSATMVRIIPYAALQYSTHEQYKKLLKPNNAQNLAPFARFCAGSMAGVTASALTYPLDLVRARMAVTERTRYRGMLSMCLHTLKHEGPKAFYQGFLPTMLGAIPYGGTSFFTYETFKKRHKEVTNNRDPTPLERLCYGAIAGLCGQTSSYPLDVIRRRMQTAGITKYSYKTIVKTAREIYQEGGIKGGLYKGLSMNWVKGPIAVGISFTVFDMSKNALSDSHLFSTGAK